In Bacteroidales bacterium, one DNA window encodes the following:
- a CDS encoding uroporphyrinogen-III synthase yields the protein MKIKKILVSQPEPQSEKSPYWELAQKHSLKFDFRPFITIEGVAAKEFRQQKIDILEHTAVIFTSKTAIDHFFRISEEMRIAVPETMKYFCITESVALYLQKYIVYRKRKIFYGNNTFQDLMEVILKHREEKFLVPLSDVHKPEIPKTLDKAKLKYNKVILYKTISSNLSDIEQMSYDMLVFYSPNEIKSLFDNFPNFVQGEVKVAAFGPTTAKAVKEGGLRLDVHAPTPTCPSMTQALEEFIKKHNKDNK from the coding sequence TTGAAAATCAAGAAAATCCTAGTTTCTCAGCCTGAACCACAGAGCGAAAAATCACCATATTGGGAGTTGGCTCAAAAGCACAGCTTAAAATTTGACTTTAGGCCATTTATCACAATTGAGGGTGTTGCTGCAAAAGAGTTTAGGCAGCAAAAAATAGATATCTTAGAGCATACGGCTGTTATCTTTACGAGCAAAACAGCAATTGATCATTTTTTTCGTATTAGTGAGGAAATGAGAATTGCTGTTCCTGAAACGATGAAGTATTTCTGTATTACAGAATCCGTTGCTTTATATTTACAGAAATATATTGTGTATCGTAAAAGAAAAATCTTTTATGGGAATAATACTTTTCAGGATTTAATGGAAGTTATTCTTAAGCACAGAGAGGAAAAATTTTTAGTTCCTCTTTCTGATGTTCATAAGCCTGAAATTCCCAAAACACTGGATAAAGCGAAACTCAAATACAATAAAGTTATTCTATATAAGACAATTAGTAGTAACTTATCAGATATTGAGCAGATGTCTTATGATATGCTTGTATTTTATAGCCCGAATGAGATTAAATCATTATTTGATAATTTTCCAAATTTCGTACAGGGAGAGGTTAAGGTTGCTGCATTTGGACCAACAACGGCAAAGGCTGTAAAAGAGGGTGGGCTTAGATTGGATGTTCACGCACCAACACCTACTTGTCCAAGCATGACTCAAGCCCTTGAGGAGTTCATAAAAAAACATAATAAAGACAACAAGTAA
- a CDS encoding DUF4271 domain-containing protein: MLTPENKTDFLSNTDTIRLTPKSTFDTIFVKTEIIVSPIQENSQNSLDLKLNKSGIVKENMQHDKSFLIGNTDTIRGLPEFCKTDTHPRSTVASFDCFVGSNSSQDEVCYIVKSYHKRFFRPILIENKEVHSSSLKEISIKEKNPNLHDWAFIPLLLGMFIIASIITFYRKYLGQLIESTIYIFSSSKYLKERNTLFQRLTFFLDFLFIISFSLLVDMIVRKFEIYTPSNRFDYLIFLTFCAFLLALRVFRKIIYKISALFSNQNNFFNDLYSNSSLYTRTLGVFLLPLVFFISYTTGFVTLFLFYLAILITSIILITRVIRMFKVFVKAGFSIFYFILYLCALELAPLFIVWKEVNSR, translated from the coding sequence ATGCTAACCCCCGAAAATAAAACCGATTTCTTATCAAACACCGACACCATAAGGTTGACGCCTAAATCAACATTTGATACCATATTTGTAAAAACGGAAATAATAGTAAGCCCGATACAAGAAAATTCTCAGAATTCCTTAGATTTAAAGTTAAACAAATCAGGTATTGTAAAAGAAAACATGCAGCATGATAAGAGTTTTCTAATTGGTAATACTGACACAATAAGAGGCCTTCCCGAATTTTGTAAAACAGATACACATCCCAGATCAACAGTAGCGTCATTTGATTGTTTTGTGGGATCTAATTCTTCTCAAGATGAAGTTTGTTATATAGTTAAGAGTTACCATAAGCGTTTTTTTCGTCCTATTTTAATTGAAAATAAAGAAGTTCATTCTTCATCCTTGAAAGAGATTAGCATCAAAGAGAAAAATCCGAACCTCCATGATTGGGCTTTTATTCCATTGTTACTTGGAATGTTTATTATTGCTTCAATTATAACATTTTACAGGAAATATTTAGGGCAACTAATCGAGAGCACTATCTATATATTCTCGTCATCAAAATATCTAAAAGAAAGAAATACTCTTTTCCAACGATTGACTTTTTTTCTGGACTTTCTTTTTATTATCTCTTTCTCTTTACTTGTGGATATGATTGTGAGAAAATTCGAAATTTATACCCCATCGAATAGATTTGATTATTTGATATTTCTGACTTTCTGTGCTTTTTTACTGGCATTAAGGGTTTTTAGAAAGATTATCTATAAAATCTCTGCTCTATTTTCGAATCAGAATAATTTTTTTAACGATTTGTATAGTAATTCTTCTTTATATACAAGAACTCTTGGTGTTTTTCTGCTACCCCTAGTGTTTTTTATTAGCTATACAACAGGTTTTGTTACCCTGTTTTTATTCTATTTAGCAATTTTAATAACTTCTATTATATTGATTACGAGAGTTATAAGAATGTTTAAAGTATTTGTTAAGGCTGGATTTTCAATATTCTATTTCATTTTGTACCTTTGTGCGCTTGAATTAGCACCTCTTTTTATAGTGTGGAAAGAGGTTAATTCTAGATAA
- a CDS encoding excinuclease ABC subunit C yields MIDKSFLKEKIDLMPDKPGVYQFYSDLNELLYVGKAKKLKKRVQSYFSPNNNHSKKVLVLVNKTVDIKYVVVETESDALLLENNLIKKYKPRYNILLKDDKTFPWICIKNEAFPRVYSTRRYENDGSYYYGPYTSGLLVKTILDLVKRLYTIRTCSLNLDRKSIEQKKYKPCLEYQIGNCSAPCIGNQSVDEYNKNIVEIQNILKGNLSSVQEWLGNRMKKASNECKFEQAQLYKTKLETLKKYQSKSTIVSNKISNIDVFNILEKQSYAVVNYLKVVRGSIIQSYSIELKKSLDETQEELLGIAITEIRDRVKSNEKNIMVPIKPDFLIEGVNYSVPQKGDKKKLLELSLRNCLAHSLEIEKRIETQNPIDKTNKILTTIKDDLHLLDLPTHIECFDNSNLQGTNPVSSCVVFRNAKPSKREYRHFNVKTVIGSNDFATIEEVVLRRYQRLLEEKQSLPQLIIIDGGKGQLSSAAQSLTNLGVIDKVKLIGIAKRLEELYCYGDPVPLYLDKNSVTLKTIQYLRNEAHRFGVRHHTTKRSIKNIKSEMDDIKGIGETTKQILFKFFKSYDKILNAEEEELVKLIGKARADILLSYFKRK; encoded by the coding sequence ATGATAGATAAATCTTTTTTAAAAGAGAAGATTGATTTGATGCCTGATAAACCCGGTGTTTATCAGTTTTATAGTGATCTAAATGAATTACTCTACGTAGGTAAAGCTAAAAAATTAAAAAAGAGAGTACAATCCTACTTTTCCCCCAACAATAACCATAGTAAAAAGGTATTAGTTCTTGTAAATAAAACGGTTGATATAAAATATGTTGTTGTTGAAACAGAATCAGATGCCCTTCTGCTTGAAAATAACCTAATAAAGAAATATAAACCAAGGTACAACATACTTTTAAAAGACGATAAAACATTTCCATGGATTTGCATAAAAAACGAAGCGTTTCCCCGGGTCTATTCTACAAGAAGGTACGAGAATGATGGGAGTTATTATTATGGTCCATATACTTCTGGGTTACTTGTTAAGACAATTCTAGATCTTGTTAAGCGATTATACACAATTAGAACATGTAGTTTAAATCTCGACAGAAAGAGCATAGAGCAAAAAAAGTACAAACCGTGCCTCGAATACCAAATTGGAAATTGTTCCGCTCCCTGCATTGGTAATCAATCTGTTGATGAGTACAATAAGAACATAGTGGAAATACAAAACATCTTAAAAGGTAATCTGTCTTCTGTGCAAGAATGGTTAGGCAATAGGATGAAAAAAGCATCAAATGAATGTAAATTCGAACAAGCACAACTTTATAAAACGAAACTTGAAACATTAAAAAAGTATCAAAGTAAATCTACAATTGTAAGTAATAAAATATCTAATATTGACGTTTTTAACATTTTAGAAAAACAGAGTTATGCAGTTGTTAATTATTTAAAAGTTGTTAGGGGATCTATTATCCAGTCATATTCAATTGAACTGAAGAAAAGCCTTGACGAAACCCAAGAAGAACTCCTTGGAATTGCAATAACCGAAATTAGAGACCGTGTTAAGAGCAACGAGAAAAATATAATGGTTCCAATTAAACCGGATTTTTTAATTGAAGGAGTGAACTACAGCGTTCCCCAAAAGGGAGATAAAAAGAAATTACTGGAATTGAGTTTAAGAAATTGTTTAGCTCATTCGCTCGAAATAGAAAAAAGAATTGAAACCCAGAATCCCATTGATAAAACCAATAAGATACTTACAACCATTAAAGATGATTTACATCTATTAGATTTACCAACTCACATTGAGTGTTTCGATAACTCAAACTTACAGGGTACGAATCCTGTTTCTTCTTGTGTGGTATTTAGAAATGCTAAACCATCAAAAAGAGAATATCGTCACTTTAATGTTAAAACAGTGATTGGTTCTAACGATTTTGCCACAATAGAGGAGGTTGTATTGCGCAGATATCAAAGGCTTCTTGAAGAAAAGCAATCACTCCCACAGCTTATTATTATTGATGGAGGAAAAGGCCAATTAAGTTCTGCTGCACAAAGTTTAACGAATTTGGGCGTAATAGATAAAGTAAAACTAATTGGAATAGCAAAAAGATTAGAGGAATTGTATTGCTATGGAGATCCTGTTCCGTTATACCTAGATAAGAATTCAGTAACACTAAAAACCATTCAATATCTTAGAAATGAGGCACATCGATTTGGTGTAAGACACCATACCACAAAAAGATCTATTAAAAATATTAAATCGGAAATGGATGATATAAAAGGAATTGGAGAAACTACTAAGCAAATTCTTTTTAAATTTTTCAAATCATATGATAAGATTTTAAATGCCGAAGAAGAAGAATTAGTCAAATTGATAGGAAAAGCAAGAGCAGATATTCTTTTATCATATTTTAAAAGGAAATAA